From a single Salinirussus salinus genomic region:
- a CDS encoding acyl-CoA synthetase has protein sequence MGYDSTYDAVSDLHDPEAAWDEVVTEGDRESLNVAQESVGRHANSQETAVRIADFETGETLSYSFAALNDAANRVGNYLAEHTARADRVAAMLPPRIELYAAIFGTVKAGRIYVPLTPLFGPEALSYRLADSGTSVLFLAREYADAFPDEAFPDLERVVVVDGPGSDTPEAGVDGEFAVDAYDRVRAHEAEFETVDTHPDDIYTLKYTSGTTGQPKGVPTRHRRIVHGSGYNDYVVDLRPEDNYFVAASPAWSYGLGATMSVGVRDTGIATYRGSFDPVSFLETLEEFEVTNLMCPPTALRQVRGADVDPREYDTDVRVLVSAGEALDEESVAWCDEVFGTKPLDAYGQTEAGMLLCNYSFEDWEVKPGSAGKPLPGMRVTLLDEAGNEVDDGDIGEICVRRSDVSAGTTRVYWGNPDETVRTYQGQWYRTGDLARRDEDGYYWYVSRKDEVIISAGYRIGPEEVQEALVKHDAVKEAGVVGIPDETRGEVVKAYVTVAESATPGEGLADDIREFARSELSKHEYPREVEFVDDLPKTSSGKIKRRELESS, from the coding sequence ATGGGATACGATAGCACGTATGACGCGGTGTCCGACCTGCACGACCCGGAGGCAGCCTGGGACGAGGTCGTCACCGAGGGCGACCGCGAGTCGCTGAACGTCGCACAGGAGTCGGTCGGTCGCCACGCGAACTCCCAGGAGACGGCGGTCCGGATCGCGGATTTCGAGACCGGAGAGACGCTCTCGTACTCGTTTGCGGCGCTCAACGACGCCGCCAACCGGGTCGGGAACTACCTCGCGGAACACACCGCCCGGGCCGACCGGGTCGCCGCCATGCTGCCGCCACGCATCGAACTGTACGCGGCCATCTTCGGGACGGTCAAGGCCGGCCGGATCTACGTCCCGCTCACCCCGCTGTTCGGGCCCGAAGCGCTCTCCTACCGGCTGGCCGACTCCGGGACGAGCGTCCTGTTTCTCGCCCGGGAGTACGCCGACGCGTTCCCCGACGAGGCGTTCCCAGACCTCGAGCGGGTCGTGGTCGTCGACGGCCCCGGGTCCGACACACCGGAAGCGGGGGTCGACGGCGAGTTCGCCGTCGACGCCTACGACCGCGTCCGCGCCCACGAGGCCGAGTTCGAGACGGTCGACACCCACCCGGACGACATCTACACGCTGAAGTACACCTCCGGGACGACCGGTCAGCCAAAGGGCGTCCCCACCCGGCACAGACGGATCGTCCACGGGAGCGGCTACAACGACTACGTGGTCGACCTGCGGCCCGAGGACAACTACTTCGTGGCGGCGTCGCCGGCGTGGTCCTACGGCCTCGGCGCGACGATGTCCGTCGGCGTCCGCGACACCGGGATCGCGACGTACCGCGGCTCGTTCGACCCCGTCAGCTTCCTCGAGACCCTCGAGGAGTTCGAAGTGACGAACCTCATGTGTCCGCCGACGGCACTCCGGCAGGTGCGGGGAGCGGACGTCGACCCCCGGGAGTACGACACCGACGTCCGCGTGCTCGTCTCGGCCGGGGAGGCCCTCGACGAGGAGTCCGTCGCGTGGTGCGACGAGGTGTTCGGGACGAAACCGCTGGACGCCTACGGCCAGACAGAGGCGGGGATGTTGCTCTGTAACTACTCCTTCGAGGACTGGGAGGTCAAACCGGGAAGCGCGGGCAAGCCGCTGCCGGGGATGCGCGTCACGCTGCTGGATGAAGCCGGCAACGAGGTCGACGACGGCGACATCGGCGAGATCTGTGTCCGGCGCAGCGACGTCTCGGCGGGGACCACACGGGTCTACTGGGGCAACCCCGACGAGACCGTCCGCACCTACCAGGGGCAGTGGTACCGCACCGGCGACCTCGCCCGCAGGGACGAGGACGGCTACTACTGGTACGTCAGCCGGAAAGACGAGGTCATCATCTCGGCCGGCTACCGGATCGGGCCCGAGGAGGTGCAGGAGGCACTGGTCAAACACGACGCGGTCAAGGAGGCCGGCGTCGTGGGTATCCCCGACGAGACCCGCGGCGAGGTCGTCAAGGCGTACGTCACGGTGGCGGAATCCGCGACGCC
- a CDS encoding pyridoxamine 5'-phosphate oxidase family protein yields MGNQDDYLETLVGREELALSEAAVAEFLERTGYGVLSLAREGEAVALPVSFGYDGDRTLYFQFGWAGDSEKMAAIRETDRAAVVAYEVTPPSWQSVVVRGTVGRVPEAEQQRAHETHRENAWVPMNAFETPLEDVEFGLYKLEADDLTGYGTRAVE; encoded by the coding sequence ATGGGGAACCAGGACGACTACCTCGAAACGCTCGTCGGCCGGGAGGAGCTCGCGCTCTCCGAGGCCGCGGTGGCCGAGTTCCTCGAGCGGACCGGGTACGGGGTGCTGTCGCTCGCCAGGGAGGGGGAGGCTGTCGCACTCCCGGTCTCGTTCGGCTACGACGGCGACCGGACGCTGTACTTCCAGTTCGGGTGGGCCGGAGACAGCGAGAAGATGGCGGCCATCCGGGAGACCGACCGGGCTGCTGTCGTCGCCTACGAGGTCACGCCCCCCTCCTGGCAGAGCGTGGTCGTCAGGGGGACAGTCGGCAGGGTCCCCGAAGCGGAGCAACAGCGGGCTCACGAGACCCACCGGGAGAACGCGTGGGTCCCGATGAACGCCTTCGAGACCCCCCTCGAGGACGTGGAGTTCGGACTCTACAAACTCGAAGCCGACGACCTGACCGGCTACGGGACCCGGGCAGTGGAGTGA
- a CDS encoding DUF7065 domain-containing protein: MRAAEPADELRHEAGDRRLWNESYYFHFTGEDLAGYTRLGFQPYERRANLWVYLARDGETVWYRDENIPLEDCDGLHADAGRFELSHRVIDPNETWALSGGGECGVAGDVASVFADDPGRSVPVEFDLRFHAPDHVAYQEDRGYDAHSHDKEHYSQPGRMVGSVGIGDRSHEVDAHGFRDHSWGGLRNWTPVAGGYYWFGLGFETGDSFKVAAGVRPDGTITDSFHGYHADGEEIRLPEDITVEYSDDHDPSERLHAWLDGDVAGEVAVEFDLEDGTERFTLQPSGYVPMGYEDRNWQATDLDSPWLTAVINRLPVTCRWEGHEGKGWYETMHPRVRVDLGD; the protein is encoded by the coding sequence ATGCGCGCCGCCGAGCCAGCGGACGAGCTTCGACACGAGGCGGGGGACCGGCGTCTCTGGAACGAGAGCTACTACTTCCACTTCACCGGCGAGGACCTGGCCGGCTACACCAGACTGGGATTCCAGCCCTACGAGCGACGCGCCAACCTCTGGGTGTATCTCGCCCGGGACGGGGAGACCGTCTGGTACCGCGACGAGAACATCCCGCTGGAGGACTGTGACGGCCTCCACGCCGACGCCGGGCGCTTCGAGCTGTCCCACCGGGTCATCGACCCCAACGAGACGTGGGCGCTTTCGGGCGGGGGCGAGTGTGGCGTCGCCGGGGACGTTGCGTCGGTGTTTGCCGACGACCCGGGGCGGTCGGTCCCGGTCGAGTTCGACCTCCGGTTTCACGCCCCCGACCACGTCGCGTACCAGGAGGACCGGGGCTACGACGCCCACTCCCACGACAAGGAACACTACAGCCAGCCCGGTCGGATGGTCGGCAGCGTCGGTATCGGCGACCGGTCCCACGAGGTCGACGCCCACGGGTTCCGCGACCACTCCTGGGGTGGCCTGCGCAACTGGACGCCGGTCGCCGGCGGCTACTACTGGTTCGGGCTCGGGTTCGAGACCGGGGACTCGTTCAAGGTCGCGGCCGGGGTCCGGCCGGACGGGACGATAACCGACAGTTTCCACGGCTACCACGCCGACGGCGAGGAAATCCGGCTCCCGGAGGATATCACGGTCGAGTACAGCGACGACCACGACCCCAGCGAGCGGCTCCACGCGTGGCTCGACGGCGACGTTGCCGGGGAGGTCGCTGTCGAGTTCGACCTGGAGGACGGCACCGAGCGATTCACGCTGCAGCCCTCCGGGTACGTGCCGATGGGCTACGAGGACAGGAACTGGCAGGCGACGGACCTCGACTCGCCGTGGCTGACCGCGGTCATCAACCGTCTCCCCGTCACCTGTCGGTGGGAGGGCCACGAGGGGAAGGGGTGGTACGAGACGATGCACCCCCGCGTCCGGGTCGACCTGGGTGACTGA
- a CDS encoding phosphotransferase family protein, with the protein MSNTDTPSGTGIDRGALERYLEEQFGPAESFEATEQDGGSSNRTVFVAWGERELVLRCAPEHERVPYLLHDVLGEYGMLSVLTGTAVPVPQPVASCADTSVLGVPFYLMERVDGEILGGEEPARFATPECRQRVGELVIDTLASLHTVEYDPSEVRAVPEGTTAEAVEAHVRNLEDALGTTGRDLDRALEVGEWLREHVPEPPERTLVHGDYKPDNTMMAPSESPQITAVLDWEMAGVGNPRADLGWLLNYWSEAADPDPITPEFEERYGDHELYGTVTEYTREDSTFMAHPSYPSRAELVDRYERRTGIEYRHDRFYRALGLFKLTAICERFYEAYLERPETAKDTYPMMELIPPVLAERATLVVDGETRL; encoded by the coding sequence ATGTCTAACACAGACACACCTTCCGGGACAGGCATCGACCGCGGGGCGCTCGAGCGGTATCTCGAGGAGCAGTTCGGGCCGGCGGAGTCCTTCGAGGCGACCGAACAGGACGGCGGGAGTTCGAACCGGACGGTGTTCGTCGCGTGGGGGGAGCGGGAGCTGGTGCTCAGGTGTGCTCCCGAACACGAGCGCGTTCCCTACCTCCTCCACGACGTGCTGGGCGAGTACGGGATGCTGTCCGTCCTTACGGGGACGGCAGTTCCGGTCCCCCAGCCCGTCGCGTCCTGCGCGGATACCTCGGTGCTCGGGGTCCCGTTCTACCTGATGGAGCGGGTCGATGGCGAGATCCTTGGCGGGGAGGAGCCGGCGCGCTTTGCCACCCCGGAGTGTCGACAGCGCGTCGGCGAACTGGTGATAGACACGCTGGCCTCGCTTCACACTGTCGAGTACGACCCGTCGGAGGTCCGGGCAGTCCCCGAGGGAACGACGGCGGAGGCGGTCGAGGCCCACGTCCGGAACCTCGAGGACGCCCTCGGGACGACGGGCCGGGATCTTGACCGGGCGCTTGAGGTCGGCGAGTGGCTCCGCGAGCACGTCCCCGAGCCGCCCGAGCGGACCCTCGTCCACGGCGACTACAAACCCGACAACACGATGATGGCGCCGTCGGAGAGCCCGCAGATCACCGCGGTTCTCGACTGGGAGATGGCCGGCGTAGGGAACCCACGGGCGGACCTGGGCTGGCTGCTGAACTACTGGTCCGAGGCGGCGGACCCGGACCCCATTACCCCCGAGTTCGAGGAGCGGTACGGCGACCACGAACTCTACGGGACTGTCACGGAGTACACCCGCGAGGACTCCACGTTCATGGCGCATCCGTCCTACCCATCACGGGCGGAGTTGGTCGACCGGTACGAGCGACGGACCGGCATCGAGTACCGACACGACCGGTTCTACCGCGCGCTGGGGCTGTTCAAACTCACGGCGATCTGTGAGCGGTTCTACGAGGCCTACCTCGAGCGTCCGGAGACTGCGAAGGACACCTACCCGATGATGGAGCTGATCCCGCCGGTGCTCGCCGAGCGGGCGACGCTGGTCGTCGACGGGGAAACCCGGCTGTGA
- a CDS encoding alcohol dehydrogenase catalytic domain-containing protein: MKAAVLKEFKEPVVIEERERPQVAADDDVVIELEATGICRSDWHMWQGDWRWMIDDLPTDQILGHEPAGRVVETGPGVERFSEGDQVAVPFNIADGSCPMCYSDQSHLCENRVTPGFSPELPGAFAEEMRVPHADENLTLLPDGASPEGMAGLGCRFMTAYHGIVHRIDADVGESLAVHGCGGVGLSAVHIADAMGLDVVAVDINEEPLERARSLGADATVNAGEVEDVPGEVHDITDGGADYSVDALGIAETCTNSVLSLDVGGTHIQIGLTGEDEEGVVPVPVDIITGQELEFVGSKGMQPTRYDELVRMVEKGRLDPTKVITETVSLADVPGVLESMTDFDHTGVSVVTDY; encoded by the coding sequence ATGAAGGCAGCCGTACTCAAGGAGTTCAAGGAACCGGTCGTCATCGAGGAGCGGGAGCGCCCGCAGGTCGCCGCCGACGACGACGTCGTGATCGAACTCGAGGCGACGGGGATCTGTCGCAGCGACTGGCACATGTGGCAGGGTGACTGGCGGTGGATGATCGACGACCTCCCGACCGACCAGATCCTGGGCCACGAACCCGCAGGGCGGGTCGTCGAGACGGGACCCGGCGTCGAGCGGTTCAGCGAGGGCGACCAGGTCGCGGTGCCGTTCAACATCGCCGACGGGTCGTGTCCGATGTGTTACTCCGACCAGTCCCACCTGTGTGAGAACAGAGTCACACCCGGGTTCTCGCCGGAGTTACCCGGCGCGTTCGCCGAGGAGATGCGGGTACCCCACGCCGACGAGAACCTCACACTGCTTCCGGACGGGGCGTCCCCGGAGGGGATGGCCGGACTCGGCTGCCGGTTCATGACCGCCTACCACGGGATCGTCCACCGCATCGACGCCGACGTCGGCGAGTCGCTGGCGGTCCACGGCTGTGGCGGGGTCGGGCTCTCGGCGGTCCACATCGCCGACGCGATGGGGCTGGACGTGGTCGCCGTCGACATCAACGAGGAGCCACTCGAGCGGGCGCGCTCGCTCGGCGCGGACGCGACGGTCAACGCCGGCGAGGTCGAGGACGTCCCCGGCGAGGTCCACGACATCACCGACGGCGGCGCCGACTACTCGGTGGACGCGCTCGGCATCGCCGAGACCTGCACCAACTCCGTCCTCAGCCTCGACGTCGGCGGCACGCACATCCAGATCGGGCTGACCGGCGAGGACGAGGAGGGGGTCGTGCCCGTCCCGGTCGACATCATCACGGGCCAGGAACTGGAGTTCGTCGGCTCGAAGGGGATGCAGCCGACCCGGTACGACGAACTCGTCCGGATGGTCGAGAAGGGGCGGCTCGACCCGACGAAGGTCATCACCGAGACGGTCTCGCTGGCGGACGTCCCCGGGGTGCTCGAGTCGATGACCGACTTCGACCACACCGGCGTCTCGGTCGTCACCGACTACTGA
- a CDS encoding histidine phosphatase family protein — protein sequence MQAYVVRRAALHEDEGRYTISETGRLQAELLATHLCRQPEPVEAVYTGTSDRHRETVAVLSEVFDLVSGRDVPVRELPELDDVPWPKEALQCCIEEGLGQREWAQAWVEGDLDLGETPADVRSRVLEAKEAVRDDQPEDGTVLAVTSAVPVLALTMDALGGSVTETVLPVNNTALFDLRWGTSDTAVQLNATPHLSDGLLTRDGFKTLSWPPGPAGE from the coding sequence ATGCAAGCGTACGTCGTCAGACGCGCGGCCCTCCACGAGGACGAGGGGCGGTACACGATAAGCGAGACCGGGCGGTTACAGGCGGAGTTGCTGGCGACCCACCTCTGCCGACAGCCGGAGCCGGTCGAGGCGGTCTACACGGGGACGTCGGACCGGCACCGCGAGACCGTCGCGGTGCTGTCGGAGGTGTTCGACCTCGTCTCCGGCCGGGATGTCCCGGTCCGGGAGCTGCCCGAACTCGACGACGTTCCCTGGCCGAAGGAAGCGTTGCAGTGCTGCATCGAGGAGGGGCTGGGACAGCGGGAGTGGGCGCAGGCGTGGGTCGAGGGCGACCTCGACCTGGGGGAGACGCCGGCCGATGTCCGGAGTCGGGTGCTGGAGGCGAAGGAAGCGGTCCGGGACGACCAGCCCGAGGACGGAACGGTGCTGGCGGTCACGTCGGCGGTGCCGGTGCTCGCGCTGACGATGGACGCGCTGGGCGGGTCGGTGACCGAGACGGTCCTGCCCGTCAACAATACGGCCCTGTTCGACCTGCGCTGGGGCACCTCGGACACGGCCGTGCAGCTGAACGCGACCCCGCACCTGAGCGACGGTCTCCTGACCCGGGACGGGTTCAAGACGCTGTCCTGGCCGCCCGGCCCGGCCGGCGAGTGA
- the surE gene encoding 5'/3'-nucleotidase SurE, translating into MDDPRILLTNDDGIDAAGLLALKRGLADVGSVTAVAPQTNMSGTGRALSLGRSRALSGELSIDVHEGDNGFSFDVPYTDHDNGYAVDGTPCDCVVGGHALDPAPDLVVSGCNPGANTGQYTVSRSGTVSAAMEGALLGTPSVAISMDTLGSRGDLTVDDFDRASRLTTTLVERAIDHQVFSGVDFLNVSIPDPDEPVRGVAVTRPDTRYGLEAVEGGESSFRIRAAKPDETGEEVDSRAVPTDRAALAQNFVAVSPFHLPTEPTRTEAVETVARELSAEFGRTQAVDPTPGSRGE; encoded by the coding sequence ATGGACGACCCGAGGATCCTCCTGACCAACGACGACGGGATCGACGCCGCGGGCCTGCTGGCGCTGAAGCGGGGGCTCGCCGATGTCGGCTCGGTGACCGCCGTCGCACCCCAGACGAACATGAGCGGGACGGGTCGCGCGCTCTCGCTGGGTCGGTCCCGGGCACTGTCCGGGGAGCTGTCCATCGACGTCCACGAGGGCGACAACGGGTTCTCGTTCGACGTCCCGTACACCGACCACGACAACGGCTACGCCGTCGACGGGACGCCCTGTGACTGCGTCGTGGGCGGGCACGCCCTCGACCCGGCGCCCGACCTCGTGGTGAGCGGCTGCAACCCCGGCGCGAACACCGGCCAGTACACCGTCTCGCGGTCGGGGACCGTCAGCGCGGCGATGGAGGGGGCACTGCTCGGCACCCCGTCGGTCGCCATCTCGATGGACACCCTCGGGAGCAGGGGCGACCTGACGGTCGATGACTTCGACCGGGCCAGCCGGCTCACCACGACACTGGTCGAGCGGGCCATCGACCACCAGGTTTTCTCCGGTGTCGACTTCCTCAACGTCAGTATCCCGGACCCGGACGAGCCGGTTCGGGGGGTTGCGGTGACCCGCCCCGACACGCGGTACGGACTCGAGGCCGTCGAGGGTGGGGAGTCCTCGTTCCGGATCCGTGCGGCGAAACCCGACGAGACCGGCGAGGAGGTCGACTCCCGTGCCGTCCCGACGGACCGTGCCGCACTCGCGCAGAACTTCGTCGCGGTCTCCCCGTTTCACCTTCCGACCGAACCGACGCGGACGGAGGCGGTCGAGACCGTGGCCCGCGAGCTGTCGGCGGAGTTCGGGCGAACCCAGGCCGTTGACCCCACACCCGGATCCCGCGGCGAGTGA
- a CDS encoding PEP/pyruvate-binding domain-containing protein, translating to MSSDALVHEIGPGGSVDGDPAGVLGGKGASIVELRETGFPVPDGFVLTTEAYHSFVRQAGLASDLAAALDFDTSDPDPDTLAEAGREARELVRDAELPPEHVEAVTEAYAAMGEPRVAVRSSATDEDGADASFAGQQETYLAVEGAEAVLQRVKDCWASLFTDRALTYRAEHDRADEAGIAVIVQELVEADKSGVLFTVDPATEAREMTVEAAWGLGEAVVSGAVSPDNYVVDRDTDSLLEKTVNTKRVMVERAPDGETVRRPVPEGKREEQVLDRDEIGTLVDIGREIETRRDGPQDIEWAISDGDVVVLQARPITTGGGSTPAGAGTDDPRGVTVDGLGAAPGSAVGELRFETLAAVKRAKAGHDVVLARERTSPSDLPGMKAAEAVVTAEGGTTSHAAIVARELDTPAVVGCEGFDVDESAGRAEVGGRTVEPGTRVRVDGTGGELTLLE from the coding sequence ATGAGTAGTGACGCCCTCGTCCACGAGATCGGCCCTGGCGGTTCGGTGGACGGTGACCCGGCAGGTGTGCTCGGCGGGAAGGGGGCGAGCATCGTCGAGCTGCGGGAGACCGGGTTTCCCGTCCCGGACGGGTTCGTCCTCACGACGGAGGCGTACCACTCCTTCGTCCGGCAGGCGGGGCTCGCGTCGGACCTCGCGGCGGCGCTCGACTTCGACACCTCCGACCCGGACCCGGATACACTCGCCGAGGCGGGACGGGAAGCCCGCGAGCTCGTCCGGGACGCAGAGCTCCCGCCGGAGCACGTCGAGGCGGTGACCGAGGCGTACGCGGCGATGGGGGAACCCCGGGTCGCGGTACGGTCCTCGGCGACCGACGAGGACGGGGCAGACGCCAGCTTCGCCGGCCAGCAGGAGACCTATCTCGCCGTCGAGGGGGCCGAGGCGGTGCTCCAGCGGGTGAAAGACTGCTGGGCGTCGCTGTTCACCGACCGGGCGCTCACCTACCGGGCCGAGCACGACCGGGCCGACGAGGCCGGGATCGCGGTCATCGTCCAGGAACTGGTCGAGGCCGACAAGAGCGGCGTGCTCTTCACCGTCGACCCCGCAACCGAGGCGCGCGAGATGACGGTCGAGGCCGCGTGGGGGCTCGGGGAGGCGGTCGTGAGCGGGGCCGTCTCGCCCGACAATTACGTCGTCGACCGCGACACGGACAGCCTGCTCGAGAAGACGGTCAACACCAAACGCGTGATGGTCGAGCGCGCGCCGGACGGTGAGACCGTCCGGCGGCCGGTGCCGGAGGGGAAGCGCGAAGAGCAAGTGCTCGACCGGGACGAGATCGGGACCCTCGTCGACATCGGCCGGGAGATCGAGACGCGTCGGGACGGACCACAGGACATCGAGTGGGCGATCAGCGACGGCGACGTGGTCGTCCTCCAGGCCCGACCGATAACGACCGGCGGCGGCTCGACGCCGGCGGGGGCGGGGACAGACGACCCACGGGGCGTGACGGTCGACGGGCTCGGTGCCGCCCCGGGGTCGGCGGTCGGGGAGCTCCGGTTCGAGACGCTCGCGGCGGTCAAGCGGGCGAAGGCGGGACACGACGTCGTGCTAGCCAGGGAGCGGACCTCGCCCTCGGACCTCCCGGGGATGAAAGCCGCCGAGGCGGTCGTCACCGCCGAGGGGGGGACGACCAGCCACGCGGCGATCGTCGCTCGCGAACTCGACACGCCGGCCGTCGTCGGTTGCGAGGGGTTCGACGTCGACGAGAGCGCGGGACGTGCCGAAGTCGGCGGCCGGACCGTCGAGCCCGGGACGCGGGTCCGCGTCGACGGGACCGGCGGCGAGCTCACGCTCCTGGAGTAG
- a CDS encoding ribonucleotide-diphosphate reductase subunit beta, translated as MPVDYHDKERSYQLFADAKRQGTWDPDDIDFEQDKEDWSTLAEEEQQYIAAFLAAFYDGEENVTRTLKPYLEAPQELENPSFDPVQEEMFLTSHLYEEAKHTDFFSRYFGEVIGTQDTAAFQEEDDGDDGYHTDDLYEVQRDLRAAVKAGDQERLLHTYAEAVLLYMGLIENQHARVGYAQLEQVFDHLEERSGQESFLPGLREGFTRIRTDEGRHIMNGQWLMMKLADMDESIVTEVYEPVFEQYLEKRLPPDLEPNLFDVDEEPLLQTAKQSLESTVTWVGPERFDRLGNVERAFEQSVGDTPTAADD; from the coding sequence ATGCCAGTCGACTACCACGACAAAGAGCGGTCGTACCAGCTGTTTGCGGACGCGAAGCGGCAGGGGACGTGGGACCCGGACGACATCGACTTCGAGCAGGACAAGGAGGACTGGAGCACGCTCGCCGAGGAGGAACAGCAGTACATCGCGGCGTTTCTCGCGGCCTTCTACGACGGGGAGGAGAACGTCACGCGGACGCTCAAACCCTACCTGGAGGCGCCACAGGAGCTTGAGAACCCGTCGTTCGACCCGGTCCAAGAGGAGATGTTCCTGACGAGCCACCTCTACGAGGAAGCGAAGCACACGGACTTTTTCAGCCGGTACTTCGGTGAGGTGATCGGCACGCAGGACACGGCCGCGTTCCAGGAGGAGGACGACGGGGACGACGGCTACCACACCGACGACCTCTATGAAGTCCAGCGCGACCTCCGGGCGGCTGTCAAGGCTGGCGACCAGGAGCGGCTCCTGCACACCTACGCGGAGGCGGTACTCCTGTACATGGGCCTGATCGAGAACCAACACGCCAGAGTCGGGTACGCGCAGCTGGAGCAGGTGTTCGACCACCTGGAGGAGCGGTCCGGCCAGGAGTCGTTCCTGCCCGGGCTGCGGGAGGGGTTCACCCGGATCCGGACCGACGAGGGCCGGCATATCATGAACGGCCAGTGGCTGATGATGAAACTCGCCGACATGGACGAGAGCATCGTCACGGAGGTGTACGAGCCGGTCTTCGAGCAGTATCTCGAGAAGCGGCTGCCGCCGGACCTCGAGCCCAACCTGTTCGACGTCGACGAGGAGCCGCTGTTGCAGACCGCCAAACAGTCCCTCGAGTCGACGGTCACGTGGGTCGGCCCGGAGCGGTTCGACCGGCTGGGGAACGTCGAGCGGGCGTTCGAGCAATCGGTCGGCGATACGCCGACGGCGGCCGACGACTGA
- the surE gene encoding 5'/3'-nucleotidase SurE has protein sequence MSDPVILLTNDDGIDAVGLRALHDRLADRARVVAVAPDEDRSGAGLTMNTYLSVAEHELGYQVSGTPADCVQLATSGLDFDPDLVVSGCNPGPNIGAHTLSRSGTVGAAMEAGLSGVPALAVSLYDPERLFVTDPPAEDYAHAADAAAYLVDRMLDGSFGAADYVNAVVPTPTSGPGRPTLRITRPSRRFEIYTERSIREAVAEDGEMEFRDRFWEGLLAGEVEDPVGTDRRAVADGEVSVSPLQEPHVAASDDGFASVGEGYAEWGE, from the coding sequence GTGAGCGACCCGGTCATCCTCCTGACAAACGACGACGGCATCGACGCGGTCGGGCTCCGGGCCCTCCACGACCGGCTCGCCGACCGGGCGCGGGTCGTGGCCGTGGCGCCCGACGAGGACCGGAGCGGTGCGGGACTCACGATGAACACGTACCTCAGCGTCGCCGAGCACGAACTCGGCTACCAGGTCAGCGGAACGCCGGCCGACTGCGTCCAGCTCGCCACCAGCGGGCTGGACTTCGACCCGGACCTGGTGGTCTCGGGCTGCAACCCGGGGCCGAACATCGGCGCGCACACCCTCAGCCGGTCGGGCACCGTCGGCGCCGCGATGGAGGCGGGACTGTCCGGCGTACCGGCACTCGCAGTCTCGCTGTACGACCCCGAGCGGCTGTTCGTCACCGACCCGCCGGCGGAGGACTACGCCCACGCCGCCGACGCGGCGGCGTACCTCGTCGACCGGATGCTCGATGGCTCGTTCGGCGCCGCCGACTACGTCAACGCCGTCGTTCCCACCCCGACATCCGGTCCGGGACGCCCGACGCTGCGGATCACTCGCCCGTCCCGCCGGTTCGAGATCTACACCGAGCGGTCCATCCGGGAGGCCGTCGCCGAGGACGGCGAGATGGAGTTCCGCGACCGCTTCTGGGAGGGGCTGCTCGCGGGCGAGGTCGAGGACCCGGTCGGGACCGACCGCCGGGCGGTCGCCGACGGGGAGGTCAGCGTCTCGCCGCTGCAGGAACCGCACGTCGCCGCGAGCGACGACGGGTTCGCGTCGGTCGGCGAGGGATACGCCGAGTGGGGTGAGTGA
- a CDS encoding MBL fold metallo-hydrolase has translation MEVYNVTADADVFTCNAYLALGAEPTMVDAGAMEGVVDAIREHTDELSKVVVTHQHGDHVEQLEAVVEAFDADCYAYADHPARTRGLADGDEVVVGDETCEVVYTPGHGDDHVSVVGDRSLFSGDVVVHDDGAFDYGSFGRTDYPGMSRERLIESIRELLERMPEGVEHMYAGHGGVFHGDVRDVVETALSRAEKREPKYPD, from the coding sequence ATGGAGGTCTACAACGTCACCGCCGACGCCGACGTGTTCACCTGCAACGCCTACCTGGCGCTGGGCGCGGAGCCGACGATGGTCGACGCCGGCGCGATGGAAGGGGTCGTCGACGCGATACGGGAGCACACCGACGAGCTCTCGAAGGTGGTCGTCACCCACCAGCACGGCGACCACGTCGAACAGCTCGAGGCGGTCGTCGAGGCGTTCGACGCGGACTGTTATGCCTACGCCGACCACCCGGCCCGGACCCGCGGGCTGGCGGACGGCGACGAGGTCGTCGTGGGCGACGAGACCTGTGAGGTGGTCTACACGCCGGGCCACGGCGACGACCACGTCTCCGTCGTCGGCGACCGCTCGCTGTTCTCGGGGGACGTGGTGGTCCACGACGACGGCGCCTTCGACTACGGGAGTTTCGGCCGGACGGATTACCCGGGAATGAGCCGCGAGCGACTCATCGAGAGCATCCGCGAGCTCTTAGAGCGGATGCCCGAGGGTGTCGAACATATGTACGCCGGTCACGGCGGCGTCTTCCACGGCGACGTGCGCGACGTGGTGGAGACGGCGCTCTCGCGGGCGGAGAAGCGCGAGCCGAAATACCCGGACTAG